Genomic segment of Geminocystis herdmanii PCC 6308:
CAATTAGCAGAAATTACCTCAATCACTAATTCTGGTGGTTCAATAATAGCACCATATACAGAGATATTATTCCGCCATATATCTTCGTTTATCACGGCAAGATGAGAAACTCTTCCCCTTTGTTTATCTTGATTATAAACGGTACGAATAATTAAATTTTTTGCTACTTTATACGGTAATTTTAAACGTTTAATTTCTTCTTCAAAAGTCCATATTAATAAACGAATAATATATTTTTGAAATCGATTTTGTTTAACTTCTTTTTGTTTTCCATCAATAAATTCAAAAGTTCGATCGAGTCGATAACACTGATTGATATAATCTGAAAAAGTTAATATTGATGACGGTGGAGGTGCGGGTAAAGTGATAGATAAAGGTTTCTGTATTTCTTTGTTTAAATAATCTTCTAAAATTAAAATATGATTCTTAGTAGTTCGCAAAATATTGTAAATATGTTTAATGGGTAAAGTCTCATTTTCTAGCCCTTCAATAAATTTAATTATTTCCTCAAATATATTGCTAATTAAAATTAGTAAGTTTCGATTAATTGTTAATTCATTACTTTGGATAGTAATTAAGTTATTTTCCAAACTATATAAAATATTTTGCAGTGGTTGATAAGGTAAT
This window contains:
- a CDS encoding Uma2 family endonuclease, which encodes MNNNDNYIYPELLGEINKDLLRNFREYLFLIEKQLLSLDSLALTEQKLVVKEIFYTTYQLRDYANLLPYQPLQNILYSLENNLITIQSNELTINRNLLILISNIFEEIIKFIEGLENETLPIKHIYNILRTTKNHILILEDYLNKEIQKPLSITLPAPPPSSILTFSDYINQCYRLDRTFEFIDGKQKEVKQNRFQKYIIRLLIWTFEEEIKRLKLPYKVAKNLIIRTVYNQDKQRGRVSHLAVINEDIWRNNISVYGAIIEPPELVIEVISANWRRNYLYKVKEYQKFGVKEYWLIDYLGSFVSNALGKSPIPTIIIYQSINDKYKVNFFSQDNKLRSTIFPELSLTINHLIKVE